One window of Nocardia nova SH22a genomic DNA carries:
- a CDS encoding DUF4233 domain-containing protein translates to MASDGDNGARSGVPAPATDPWKGFRGVMAGALVLEAITVLLALPVVGAVGGGLSWWSVTYLVGLAVLMFVGSGMQRRSWAVPFNLGLQILVLAGGFIHLSILIIGVVFLAVWIFILFLRSDVKRRMDQGLLPSQRMQGSS, encoded by the coding sequence GTGGCTAGCGACGGCGACAACGGTGCGCGCAGCGGCGTCCCCGCGCCCGCGACCGACCCGTGGAAGGGTTTCCGCGGCGTGATGGCCGGTGCCCTGGTCCTGGAGGCCATCACCGTGCTGCTGGCACTGCCGGTGGTCGGGGCCGTGGGTGGTGGGTTGAGCTGGTGGTCGGTGACCTATCTGGTCGGGCTGGCGGTGCTGATGTTCGTCGGCTCCGGCATGCAGCGGCGATCGTGGGCGGTGCCGTTCAACCTCGGACTCCAGATCCTCGTGCTGGCAGGCGGTTTCATCCACCTGTCGATCCTGATCATCGGCGTCGTGTTCCTCGCCGTCTGGATCTTCATCCTGTTCCTGCGCTCCGACGTCAAACGCCGCATGGACCAGGGATTACTGCCCAGCCAGCGGATGCAGGGCTCATCCTGA
- the folC gene encoding bifunctional tetrahydrofolate synthase/dihydrofolate synthase, which translates to MSGEDALGTGPSPVDLAEMALVEAELDQRWGETKIEPSLTRIATLMDLLGSPQQSYPAIHIAGTNGKTSVTRMIDSLLTALHRRTGRFTSPHLQLATERIAIDNAPITPARYVELYRELLPYIEMVDAKSLDGALGAPGPRMSKFEVLVAMAYAAFAEAPVDVAVVETGMGGTWDATNVIDGQVAVITPIGLDHTDYLGPDLTSIAGEKAGIIKPSPQDLLIPRDTIAIIAEQEPEAMEVLLRRTVDTDAAVARAGSEFRLLSRSIAIGGQVLEIQGLGGVYDEIFLPLHGEHQAHNATLALAAVEAFFGAGAQKHLDIDAVRAGFAAAASPGRMERMRNAPTIFIDAAHNPAGARALADTLTGEFDFRKLVGVVAVLSDKDADGILTALEPVLDEIVVTTNGSPRALDVDELADRAVQRFGDERVVTAASLADAVETATAIAEEAADSGEPVSGAGIIVTGSVVTAGAARSLFGKAPA; encoded by the coding sequence GTGAGCGGCGAGGACGCGCTGGGAACCGGCCCGTCGCCGGTCGATCTCGCCGAGATGGCGCTGGTCGAGGCCGAACTCGACCAGCGCTGGGGTGAGACGAAGATCGAACCGTCGCTCACCCGGATCGCGACGCTGATGGATCTGCTCGGCTCGCCGCAGCAGAGCTATCCGGCCATCCACATCGCCGGGACCAACGGCAAGACCTCGGTGACCCGCATGATCGATTCGCTGCTCACCGCGCTGCACCGGCGCACCGGGCGGTTCACCAGTCCGCATCTGCAACTGGCCACCGAACGCATCGCCATCGACAACGCGCCCATCACGCCCGCGCGCTACGTGGAGCTCTACCGCGAACTGCTGCCCTACATCGAGATGGTCGACGCGAAATCGCTCGACGGCGCACTCGGCGCTCCCGGGCCCCGGATGAGCAAATTCGAGGTCCTGGTGGCCATGGCGTACGCCGCGTTCGCCGAGGCGCCGGTCGATGTCGCGGTGGTCGAGACCGGAATGGGCGGAACCTGGGACGCGACGAATGTGATCGACGGTCAGGTCGCGGTGATCACCCCGATCGGACTGGACCACACCGACTACCTCGGCCCCGACCTGACCTCGATCGCGGGGGAGAAGGCCGGGATCATCAAGCCCTCGCCGCAGGATCTGCTGATCCCGCGCGACACCATCGCCATCATCGCCGAACAGGAACCCGAGGCCATGGAGGTGCTGCTGCGCCGCACGGTCGACACCGATGCGGCGGTCGCCCGCGCCGGATCGGAATTCCGGTTGCTGTCGCGCAGCATCGCCATCGGCGGGCAGGTCCTCGAGATCCAGGGGCTCGGCGGGGTCTACGACGAGATCTTCCTGCCGCTGCACGGCGAACACCAGGCGCACAACGCCACCCTGGCCCTGGCCGCGGTCGAGGCGTTCTTCGGCGCGGGCGCGCAGAAACATCTCGACATCGATGCCGTGCGCGCGGGTTTCGCCGCCGCGGCCAGCCCCGGCCGGATGGAACGAATGCGCAACGCGCCCACCATCTTCATCGACGCCGCGCACAATCCGGCCGGTGCGCGGGCGCTCGCCGACACCCTGACCGGCGAATTCGACTTCCGCAAGCTGGTGGGCGTGGTGGCGGTGCTGTCGGACAAGGACGCCGACGGAATCCTGACCGCGCTCGAACCCGTTCTGGACGAGATCGTCGTCACCACCAACGGCTCGCCGCGCGCCCTCGATGTCGACGAACTCGCCGATCGGGCCGTTCAGCGATTCGGCGACGAGCGCGTGGTCACCGCCGCGAGCCTCGCCGACGCGGTCGAAACCGCTACCGCGATCGCCGAGGAAGCCGCAGACTCCGGTGAGCCGGTCTCGGGCGCGGGGATCATCGTCACCGGTTCGGTCGTCACCGCCGGTGCGGCGCGCTCGCTGTTCGGGAAGGCCCCCGCGTGA